TAATAGTGAGTAATCACTCACTATTATCATAATACCTTTGATAAAAGAATTCAAGGTAAAAGTGAGTAAATACTCATTTGGTTTATATTTGTAATATATAGCACTTTCAAGCTAAAATAAAAGGAGAACAAGTGGGGGGATGAGGAGAATGAAAGCACTAATTCAAATTGACTATACAATGGATTTTGTTGCCGATGAAGGAGCGTTATCTTGTTTTGAGCCTGCTCAAAGGATTGAAGAGAAAATTTATTCCTTAACATCTGAGTTCATTGAAAAGGGAGATTATGTGGTCGTTGCGGTAGATGTTCATGATGAAGGGGATAGGAATCATCCTGAAACCAAACTATATCCTCCTCATAATATTCGTTATACAGAAGGCCGGCATTTATATGGAAAAGTAAAAAATCTAATCGATCAGCACCAGCATAATGAGCGTGTTTATTTTATGGATAAAACAAGATATTCAGCATTTTCTGGCACTAATTTAGAATTAAAACTCAGAGAAAGAGGGATTACTGAGCTGCATCTCGTCGGCGTTTGTACCGAAATTTGTGTACTACATACCGCAATTGATGCCTATAATAAAGGGTTTTCTATTGTGATTCATCGAGATGCGGTCGCTTCCTTTAGTGAAGCTGGGCATGATTGGGCATTAGATCATTTTAAAACCGCTTTAGGGGCAACTGTTTTGTAGGGTGTTCTTTGCAACAGGTGGTATGAATTCAATCTCTGTTTACGTTTATCGGACAGGGAGAATTTCAGATAAAGCTGCATTAAAAAAACGCCAACTTCATCATTGTCAGCTTATTGAACAGCCTAGGTTAGAATGAAAATAATCTGTCGACGGTCGTGTTCACTTACAATAAAATTGTTTAATTTTAACAATCTAAACACACATAACACCGTTCGAATTTCGAACGGTGTTAAAAATGCTTGTTAAATATCTTTTAAGGGAACTTATTTTCTTTCACTAGAGCAATAATAAAGTTGTCTAAATCTATGGGTTATTCTACAATCGCACCAGATTATGGAAGACCATTATGTTATCTTATTGAAGATAAACGTGAGTTAGTCATATAATTGCCCCTAATCCTAATGCGCAACAAAAATAAAAGATCTTTCTTCGGGGTATTACTTCCTATATCTTAGATACGATGGATGCGACATCCTCGATCGCCTTTTTGGCTGCTGGACTGATGCCTGCAAGCTGAAAGAACCCGTGGTTCACCCCAAGGTACCGTCGGCATTGTGCCTCTACGTCCGATTCTAACAAACGACGGTATAAGGCCTCACCCTCGTCGACAAGCGCATCAAATTCAGCAGTTAATATATGGGTCTCTGGAAGACCATTGAGATCATTCCTGAATAATGGACTCGCTTCTGAGTGATCGGGGGGGATATTATTAGATAAATAAGCCTCGAAACCACTTAGAAGTGCGTCTCGTGTAATTACATAATCATTACCAAATTTTTTATAACTGTCGCTTGAAGCGGTCGCATCAAGCATTGGATAAATAAGAACTTGGCGCTTAGGCATCCATTTCCCTTGGTCCTTGAGACGAAGACAAGTAACTAGGGCAAGATGCCCTCCTGCGCTGTCGCCCGCAAGTGTAATGTCGTCAGGATTCCCACCCCAAGTCGAGGCATACTTACGGATGATGTAGGCAGCTTCGATTGCATCGTCATGAGCAGCCGGATAAACATGTTCCGGTGCCAAGCGATAATCAACGGCAACTACCAGACAACAGCCTAAATTAGCCAACATTCTCAATTGACGATCGTGGGTGTCGAAATCACCGCTTACAAAGCAGCCCCCATGATAATAAATCAAAATCGGAAGGTTAATTTGTTCCGATGGTTTGTATATACGAAGAGGTAGGCCATTAATCGTTTGATCAAAAATATCCCATACGTGGACGGCCTCTCCGGCAAGATCAATGGTGTTCAAATATCCTAGTCTACGCTCCTGAATGCTCTGTTGTCTTGCTGACGGACGCCCAGCTTCTATAAACTGTGCGACCAACTTACGAATACCATGCTCCAGATTGTTTAGAATTTTCATTCATGATTCCCTTTCTGTTTTTACTTTCTCCATTGAGTTTAATTATTAAATAATGCTAAATCAACTATCCTACCAGTTCGTTTAAGTGAAACTTTCACAATCTCAATGGTATAATCAAAGTCGAATAGTCTAATTACCTGAAAACGCTTATCAACAATCTGGTCCTTTTCAAAAGGAAAAACGCTTTTCCTTATTTCAGAAAAGCGCCCGATAGTTGAAGACCGTTCTGCACATCTATGCTTTCTAGACAACGAAGGAACAATCTTACTTTTCGTAGTTTTCCTTCACAAAATTTAAAATAGAAGCTTTTCATAAAGAAATTAATACAATTAAGCCATAGCCATTCACCATAACTAGAGAGTCTCATCCAATTTCTGAATCTTTGAGTGGGAAATTAAATATACATTGCCAAAAATGTCGATTTTGTCTCCCTTTGTACGTACAGCGCAATCTTTGTTCGACACATAAATATTCATTTCTTCCGATAAGGGAGACAGTTCGCTTTGAACTAGCGCAATGTTATTTTCAAAATCAAAATGAGACCGGACAGAAAAATCGTCAAGGCCGATTCCGTCGTAAATAGAGCTTATTTCATCTCCAAAGTTTTTCGAGCATAAAAATTTAGCGGACATATTGATCGCACCAGCGCTTGCTCCCATCACAACGGATCTGTTTCTTTTAATCAAATCCGACAATTCATATTCCATCAAAAAACCATTTTGGTTAAGAATATTTCCACCCAACAAGAAAATGACTGAAGCATTTTGAATTAACGCTTGGGCATCTTCCTTTTGTACGCGATAATTAATTAGATGATATTCATCAAATATAATGTCGGCCTGGTCAAGCCACGATCGCTCAGTAGCACCATCATCTTCATAAGAAAATGGATTCGAACTAATCATAACAAGCGATTTTCTATCAGTTATATCTTCTTGTAAAACCCTTCCCAGATTATCTGGGAAAAAATTGTTAAACCAACCTAGATAATAGTGAGTTTTCATAAGTACCCTCCGTAGAAAAGTATAAATAACATTAATTTCCTAATTACAGATTTCCCCGAACGGGAAAGCCCACTCCTTTAGGTGTAGGATGATAGTGAGGTCAGATACGGTGTAGCTTCTGCTACGTTAAGTATCTGA
The window above is part of the Bacillus sp. 2205SS5-2 genome. Proteins encoded here:
- a CDS encoding alpha/beta hydrolase, which translates into the protein MKILNNLEHGIRKLVAQFIEAGRPSARQQSIQERRLGYLNTIDLAGEAVHVWDIFDQTINGLPLRIYKPSEQINLPILIYYHGGCFVSGDFDTHDRQLRMLANLGCCLVVAVDYRLAPEHVYPAAHDDAIEAAYIIRKYASTWGGNPDDITLAGDSAGGHLALVTCLRLKDQGKWMPKRQVLIYPMLDATASSDSYKKFGNDYVITRDALLSGFEAYLSNNIPPDHSEASPLFRNDLNGLPETHILTAEFDALVDEGEALYRRLLESDVEAQCRRYLGVNHGFFQLAGISPAAKKAIEDVASIVSKI
- a CDS encoding Type 1 glutamine amidotransferase-like domain-containing protein; translated protein: MKTHYYLGWFNNFFPDNLGRVLQEDITDRKSLVMISSNPFSYEDDGATERSWLDQADIIFDEYHLINYRVQKEDAQALIQNASVIFLLGGNILNQNGFLMEYELSDLIKRNRSVVMGASAGAINMSAKFLCSKNFGDEISSIYDGIGLDDFSVRSHFDFENNIALVQSELSPLSEEMNIYVSNKDCAVRTKGDKIDIFGNVYLISHSKIQKLDETL
- a CDS encoding cysteine hydrolase family protein; the encoded protein is MRRMKALIQIDYTMDFVADEGALSCFEPAQRIEEKIYSLTSEFIEKGDYVVVAVDVHDEGDRNHPETKLYPPHNIRYTEGRHLYGKVKNLIDQHQHNERVYFMDKTRYSAFSGTNLELKLRERGITELHLVGVCTEICVLHTAIDAYNKGFSIVIHRDAVASFSEAGHDWALDHFKTALGATVL